The DNA region ATATAAGTGTTTAATAAGAAGGAGATAAGGAAGAACGGGTGGTGATAACTGGAGTGTCAGTTCACCTGCGATAGGCGGAGAGTCGAAGGCTAAGGGAAGAGGAAAGGAAATGATGGGAGAGGAAGAAGCAAATCTCTGGTAGGGTACTTAGGTTTCTTGAGGAGGAGAGGACCCCTTGTCTCTCGTTCTTTAGGAGTATATATAGGAGAATACCCTTTATCTGGTAGTGCCATGTAGATAATCAATATAATTGGTAGGCTTGCCCGTGTTAGTCAAGTAGTAGGGTCATTACAGGTCAATTGTCTCCATGGACAATAATGTGTGGTCTTGCTCTAACATTCTCCTTATTGAAGTTGTATGAGGTTATAGACTAATGGTTCGTTAGTGGTTCCCACGAAGGGTCTGTAGTGGATGGTCTTTAAGAAAGCCCTAATGGGATTTGTGAAGGGTTGATCACAAGTGACTCTGAATGGATGGTCATTATAATGGTTATTAGGAGGAAGGTTGTTCATGGGCTGCATTCGACAGAGGGTCTTTAGTGGCTTGTCCCATTTTTTTGCCATGTGTGCTCAAAAGGTCTTGAAGCAGGCCACTTTGTAACCTTCTTTTCGATCTAGGGGCAATTGTTATACTCTTACTCTAGTAATGACATTTGGCAGAAGATGGGACAGCTTGCTAAGGACCTTTCACTGGGTGCGACCCATGAACAACTCTTCTAAAGTTGAACAAGACTTTCATATAAAGAGCTAGATTTGACCTTCACAAAGTAAACTCTAATCTATTCATAACATCCTACACTTGACCCGAAAGCCATCACATCCGTTGCCAAAGCAATTCAAACAAACACTTACTTCGAGGCTAAAAACAAAATCAAGCTAGGAAAATACAATTAAAGAGTTTTAAGAGTTTTAAATGCACATAAATGAaatcaattacaaaaaaaaaggagCTAGGTTGCAAATCTTAGGTCAAACTAGCAAAATGCGTAGTAATGTCTCGTGATAGTGAAGTCATGTCTTGAGACATGCCTTCCGTGTTCCATAATTTTAGCTTCGAAGTTTGAAATCTCGAGACAATGAAGTCATGTCTCAAGTCAAAGACCCTAATGTCTTGAGACACAGTCACATGTCTGAAACCTTGAattgaataatcatttatttaaCTTCGATGTTTTATATCTTGAGGCTTGGTACCCTATGTCTTGAGATGTATATCTAGAAATacaagaaattaaattttttgttctTGAGATCTCAAGACACTAGCCTAGAAATGTATAAAACAAGCAAAGCATGTCATGCAATTAGACCTCTAAAACACCTGAACACATGCAACGTGtaaccaaaccaaaccaattcaaaCATGATTGTCATGCTAAGACATTACTACAACATATAATCTCACGTCATCTAATACAATAGATCATAATCTCACTAAGCAAGTAAAGTATAACCAAATACCATTTATTCAACACATAGAAATGCATAAGAAATTCAATTTAAAAGTAACCAAAGGTCCTCTACCATACCATACCATTTGTATCAAATGTACCACAACATACCAACTTAAAACTAATTAACTTTATAATTACAACAAAGCACTCTTAAATTCTCAAAAATCCACCTACAAACTTAAGCTCACTCACTTTCTCTATAACACCTTAAGCTCTAATCAATACCAAAACTCAAGAGCTCCATCCAATCCTTAATCAAACTTAGAACTAACATAAATCCAACTCAAGAACATCATAAAAACTACTATTCAAAGCTTTTTCTTAAAATTGCTcaaaatggtagaaaatgcaagaaaaataattataaaaaatcaatttccagcttttaaaaatcatagattaaggTTAGAAAACACTTATCTTGCTGGAAAaaactaaaagtaaaaaaaacaaatcaagatTAAACTCTGTCTTCTTCCCCTCCAAACCAACGTGAGCCgggaaaatgaaaagagaaaatattgagattttttttatctaatcttGTTTTAATGAAAAccgataaatatcaaaattatacatgcaacgttgcatacatcaaactttaattttggttcaaattttacattttactaaACTTGCTATCTATGTGACACAATTTTCCATTAAGACGCGTAAATTTCTAACATGAcattttattagtttaaaaaacaaaaaaaataaatttaattttcacctagatttaaaaaaatacatttggaAAAATGATTTCTTATTTCcccacaattttttttaatcttaggtggaaataatttaaatttgtttgtttgttttaaaCTAATAAAATGTCAGATAAATAATTTACACATGACTTAATGGAAAATTGTACCACAAAGGTAATGGGGTTGTTCTGGGTCGAGTACTCATTTTCCTTCCCCTtctttaaactcaaatttttttgatCAACGATAAAACAAGATCCATTTTGCATCTTTTATTCAATTCTGGTCAGAATCTTTGGATTGTGCTGAAGGTTTAAAATCTATTGGATTACAAATTTCAATAAAtcaattttgaaatgttttttctatgaaatgtgaaaattgaatcaaaattaaagtttaaggTATACAAACGCACCAAATTAAAATTGATGTATAACattataaattatatcaaaattgatatataatttaaaaatctttgATAAAGACATGCTTACACtttgatttgaataaatgaaaaccAAGGTTTGATTATGAAAATACAACGAAAATTGAGAGAATATTGGTGGTTTTTGAAGAAACTCTCGTGCAAATGGGAGAGGAATAATCGTTCCCTCGTAACCCATTTTCATAATAGGCAATTTGCTTAAAGGGGATTGGGCATTTTGTCAAATAAGGACATCTCTTTAACCAAATACTATTTTCTAATAATCACACATTGATCCACTAACTTTACTAaccttacaatttaatccattgaTTAATAAAACGCTAACTCATTACTGAAAACCTTTCGGTTTGACTTCCAAGAATGGCTTGGTTCAAGGAATCCAACCCAAAAATAAACATCTCAAAATTCGAGGTGAtacatattttaatctattcaaGCCTCATCAAATcaattatgtttaaaataaagataaaaaaatattgagaTATATCTTGATAAAGTTCACCCACATCTTCTTGTGATTACATCTCTCTCTCAATATATAAGTTAAGTAGATCATAATAAGACGCTTGAAAAACTTGCCTTATTTGATCTAATCTCTTCTCCAATTATAACTTTGAGATTGATTGCTCAAAATCGTTTTATTGATTACTCAAAATCCTAAAAACGATTTAAGTATAACCAAGACACATAATTCAAACATGGCAGCACATAAGGCAAGTTACACAACGTCAACATGCAACTGAAGTTGCAACCAGCATTGTATTTCGGACATGCAACTGGCACTAACAATTAatgattttcaaattttgacGTCCACGATACAATAAAATGATGACGAATTTGGCAATATCCATCTCTGCCCTTAAGTTAGATTCAAACAACTCTATTTTAACTTGTACCAAAATTTAAACcaccttttattttcattatcaTCTTTTAGCACACACAAGtttatcatttcttttttctttatcagtgtagtttataatttttgaaacttaattaaaattgcaGGCCCTGGATGTTCATCCGTTGGAATTGGAGAAGCAGAGGAGGTGGGGCCTTTCTTCCCTCAGAAAGATGAACAAACCCTGAAGCTTAACCCACATAGatggaacaaaggtttggtttaCAAGTTTGATTTACTAGCAATTTTAGcctattaattttattgtttatttatttattttttgtgaacCAGCTGCCAACTTATTGTTTATTGAATCTCCTGTTGGTGTTGGGTTTTCTTATACCAACACAAGCAGTGATCTTTATCAACTTGGCGATGAAATTACAGGTGAAAATGAatcattgattttatttttattgcaacaaaatttctaaatcttctataaatattataatttcctCATCATTAattcttttgttgttttctttggaAGATTAGCCAACGACTCCTACACATTTCTTGTCAACTGGTTCAAAAGGTTCCCACAATTCAAGTCCCATGACTTTTACATTGCTGGTGAAAGCTATgctggtatatatatatatatatatgacaaatttctcattataagttttgatcatattttttttttgacacaatgcctagaaTTACTAATAGTCCATTTCCAAcctataagtaaaaaaataatacgtTTCAGCGCACTTGAACCCATATCCTCctatattgataataatactcattctaatcgaattaagactcaataaACTTAGTACTTTCTTGATTATACATGATTattgggttttaaattaatttttcaggtCACTATGTTCCTCAACTAGCTGAGGTTATTTTCGACAACAACAAGCATGTTCCTGAGTTTAACTACATTAATCTAAAAGGGTGTATGGTAAGGATTTAACTGCACTAGATTTGTTTTCtataattatacttttttttaatacattCACCTTGTATTTTActgaaatatttttatataatatctgacaaattcaaatataaatatactaTTTAAGATATATagaaaaaatgaaaacttatagaatttcatattataaaCTTATAATAGTTACAATAACATAAATCCTCCAAATCCCAAAACAAGTTCCCAAAGTTTGTTGGCTTAAAACGAGGTTGTTCGAGTTTAGAAAAGTGCGAATATtatcataatttaaaactttaaacaatttaaataaactcataaaaataatataaaaacattttgAAGGCTTTAAAATTACCTTAAAAGTATTTAGAAACATTTTCCAAATGATTGGAGATGGCCAGGGTCAAATACCAGCCTCGGAGGGCTTAAAACAATTGAAACAATGTAAGGCATTGTCCAAGGGCCAAGTCATCGGTACATAGGTCCCGTACTATAGTTTTGACATTCTGCCAACTTGGCTACTGATATCCAAGGAAAGGATATTGGACCTTAGGCCCTTGAAGTTGAAAAACAGTCCAAAATACTTAAAATCAAGTCTAAACATGCCCAAATCATTTCCATATGTTCCAAAGCATTTTAAAccaaattcaaatttcatttcaactcATGATACAAGCCTTACACATATTTAAAGCAAACCATGGAATAAAGCttgattaaaaacataaaaataacttgaatttcaactcaaattttacaaataCCATATTCAAAAATTAAGTACTTATGTATATGTCAAAATCCTTATACAGTAACAACTAAAATAGATACATTACAATCCTCAAGTAAAGGGTGGTGCGAATCTCCCAAGCCGAAACAACTATTTTTTGATGAATCCATTACGTACGTCTTTAAACAATTAATGTGTGAGTTTGAAAAGCTCATTAAGTACTTAAGGATAAACTTACTTATCTTATCCTAATATAAAATTTGAGCACATTATCAAGAATTATTCAAGGTTTATTTCCACAATACTAATCATTTTAACGTGTTCAAATCTAATTATCGAATTATGGAGCTTAGCTTACCAATTATTGGTTTTTTAACAATTCATACTGAGAATTCATGTTCAAAATGATCACTAAGGTTACCAGTATTCTCTAATCCAAAGTGTATAGCCCTTTTAACTTAACTTTCTAACTTATTTGCATGTAAGTTCCACTTATAGCTATGAGTTCATTTCGCAAGTCATACCTTCCCTTGTTTGTTTCCCCATTAGGGGCATTTCAAACCATAAGTTTTAATCACAACTTCTTATCTTATTGCCTATAATTAACCTTATTGTAAACACATAGTCTTTTAACTTGTTTATCCTGTATCATATTCCACTTTAGAGTGCATTTTGAAATTTATAGTCATAGGCACATTTTATTGAcaatattttgattcaattacccCGTAGTTAACATTAGAGAAATGACTTAAATAGACAAGAATTTCTCCAAAACACATCAAGGAGCACATAGTGGTAGATACGAAATCACATCCCTCCTAAACACACCAAGGGGCACAAATTGCTAAGCCACCGAAGTGCACCAAAGTATTgagaaatgaccaaaatacctttttatgaaaaaattaccattttgccattatTTGACTTTTTGTACAAATTCTTCACAATGATAGGAAATTATCAAATCCAAAtcccaaaatttcaatataaaatttaatacgGATTTGTAGATGGTGAAAATTACATCTTTTCGCTTTTCTCTATAAAATTgggaattttacaatttagccattGTACTTTTGAATTTCTTCAAATTTGGTCCCGAATGTAATTCTCATCATACCAACACATATTCTAACTTATTCTTATGTCAATTTATCAAAAATAACTCActtttcttattttcttaaatttacactttaatcctcaAAGGTTTCAAaatttgtgatttagtcctttcaccACATCTTCACTTCtaacatttttttcattaattccaATATCCAAAATCTCTTTACTTTCATATGAATCTctttatttgaaaaattttccaattttctcAAAAAGCTACTATATGAGATACTGAAATATTGTCACTTATGTAATCGAAATGTTTAGGATGTTACAAAGTCAATTGATACAATTTTACATTCTTAAAAGTTTCAATCTAACAAGTCAATCTTTTcctctattaaaatataataacaatagtaGCTCATTTACTAATATAAGCTTTATGAAGGTAGGGAATGCATTAATGGACGATGAAACGGATCAAACAGGAATGGTGGATTATGCATGGGATCATGCAGTGATATCCGATAGGGTTTACaataacatcaaaattaaatGTAATTTCAGCCGTCCAAACCCAACTCAGGATTGCAAAAAAGCCCTTAATGCCTATTTTGATGTCTACTACATCATCGACATGTATAATTTGTACATTCCCACTTGTGTTAGCAACTCTAGCATCAGCGGTAATCGACAACACCCTGTGATTCAAGGCGTCGCACCTCAAATATTTTCTAAATTCGTAAGCTCCTCCTATCCAGATCCTAGTAACATAAGTAAAATGTTCCAGTTCAAATCTAAATCCATTAGCTAATATGATTTTCTCCAGGATGGATGGCAGAAAAGACTGGCAGGATATGACCCTTGTGCACCAAACTACACTAAAGTTTATTTAAATAGGCCAGATGTTCAAAAAGCACTTCATGCCAACGTTACCAACATATCTTACCCATGGACTCAATGCAGGtattgtttaaatttatattgactATTGTTGTTTGTTTTCAACATAGTAAATAACCATGAGAAAATAGGCTAAAAACTCTTATCGGGGTCTAAATTTTTAAGAGTTGTTCAGTACGTAagaacttatttttttaaaatggtcaAATAAGAGCCAAACCTTTTTAAAAATGCTCAAATAAAGACTTCTCGAATGCTATATATTAAGTttctaattatgtttttattgctttaatttcttttaagcAATATCGGATTTAACTGTTGTGTGTTTTATtctaaatactttttttttactaCAAACTGAGTTGAAATGTGTGAATTTGAGtacttttttaaatattaaatcctTCTATGACtagtttaaaaaatttatccCTTACATAAACAATCTCTAAAAAATTATGTTGTAATTTGAGCATTTAGCAAAATACAATAAATTTGAGTCCATCTTTTTGGTGTACAGTGAAATTGTCCCAGTTTGGTGGGATTCACCAGCTTCTTTGCTTCCTACCCTTAAAAAGCTCATAGCCGGAGGCATTCGCATATGGGTTTTAAGGTAAACACCTATTAAACACAAATTAGGACATGAAATACTAACATGGACATGACATGATTATTGAGCACAAAATATTAGTTCTTTTTATCTAATTTGCAGTGGAGACACAGACGGGAGAATTCCAGTTACTTCAACTAGACTAACCTTGAATAAACTagggttaaaaataaataaagaatggaCGCCTTGGTACACCCACCACAAACAGGTTATGCTTTCTCCTTTATCTTTATTTCTCTTCTCTCCGTTTTCtgatttaatatttgaaaaaaattacttacgaattttaaaattttcagattttttatCCAAATAAATAAATTCCCTCCTCCAAGTATTggaatctataaaaaaaatttaacttcaaaaagaaatatataaaataaatttattgcaATCCAATATTCACAGGTTGGCGGGTGGACGATTGAATATGAAGGGCTTATGTTTGTAAGCATTAGAGGAGCTGGTCATCAAGTTCCATCTTTTAAACCAAGACAAGCTCTTCAAATATTTAGGCATTTCTTGGCCAATAAGAAATTGTCATCTACACCATTTTAGGAAAACATTCTTCATCCCTTCTTTAAACAAACATTACTATGGTTGATTCTCGAGCTtcattaaattatagtatgtaattttaaaggttataatttactcaaagtttttgtactcttcgtatatttgaaatttaattttcatacttttatttttaagaatttagtttttttatttttcaaatttaaaaattcaggcCTATTTGTTAATACTGTTAGAATTCTTTTCTGTTAGTGTGatattctgaaaaaaaaaaaaactaaatttcatacatgtaacaaaaagaaataatattGTAACGAAccaacatttaataaaaaaatttaacggtGCTAACatttcttaaaaattcatataatcatctaattttttaaatataaattataaaattcataaaattttattagaaatttataaataattataaaagttatagaaaatttttaaatgttataaatttttttagaattagaaaaatattcaaaaattattgaacatcattaaatattataaattagtatgaaaatagtataaaattttagaaattattaaaaattgcaACAGCGAAAAATACAAATAAGTCcgagaaaattattaaaatttaatagaagtttataaaataaaattttatttaaaaagttataaaaattattattattattattattattattattatattggttTGGAGTCCTTGGttttggttgtaacacccctataacccgtatccgtcaccggagtgggttatgaagagttaccaatccaaaacactacatttgtaccttcacatttacataagttcattagcaattatatgcatagccaaacacaatcaaagatcgaaattcagacttataccgacattcaaaagttgccatattcacatggcttatatacaacaacatctcaaaatatcatccacttaagtctattctatacatgccatactagctccaaaacatagtagtaccaaaatgatagatagtgtgaggagttgctgacgatcccctccccccccccccccgagcaggtgactggagtcaacaatctataaaacggagaaacgtaacaaacggagtaagctttcataagcttagtaagttttaagcaatgcaaacaaataaactcaattatacttcaatcattcaatttctcaagaggccattttctaggtatattgccatttggccgaatatacataagcacataatgcacatttagcattcttatttcacttaatctgaattcatataacataaataaatcaaatactttcacatactttcacacattgaccgaatgtatcatgatcatagatatagttataacatttattcacatatgtatcacattatacacttatgattcaattcaaatcaaactcacatataagtacataatatgtacctggccaacttaacgtattgaatgtattcatttgtcgttctaacatgaggtatcttagtcttagacttttatcaaatcaccggcatttagtcTGCTAGGTTTTAACCCGAATTCAtccaccggcatttcgcctgctaggctcgaagcccgatatcatttcaccggcattatagcctgctaggctcgaaggcccgaatagtatctcaccggcattatagcctgctaggctcaaaggcccgaatagtatctcacaggcatcatagcctgctaggctcaaaggcccgaatagtatctcaccggcatcataacctgctaggctcaaaggcccgaatagtaccgtatgatattcaaatcaacaagtttcatataacacaatcacaccaaattaggtactagtatcattcgaatatatcatcctacattttattcacttttatttcatttcatcattcatacttatcatttgatagtttacacataacatctcactcatattcatctaacacttatcatttgatcataaaagcatatcacattttacttccatattatatttgccattcggccatatacatacattacaagtaatacttaattctcataatatgtcatgtcattatcgaatattatttatgtttaactacttaaaacttacctcgaatattttagAACAGTCTcgaatcggctattcaactactttctcttttcccttgtccaaccttggttctctatgctcttgagctaaaatcaacaaatttaacttctcaatcaaacacatacgtacggcaaccatatacatttcaaaagcTAATTCATTCGCATCATTTGtccacttaagtctatcaccatttcattttcaaattcatgtactTTGTAATTCACATTTGAACACTCAATCATACCTTAACttatccatttctttcatttaaacaacccacataactcattcattcatgaacacattcgtCACTATGCATCtttacaaatatttcatttaaacaaTTTTGGCCACCTTAAAATCAATTCATCCACTCATAATTTAAATAGATTCACACTCCACAATCGGTTAATTAATTATACAATTAACCATAGCCGAATACCAATCAAGTAGATATTTGTTCACATttctttaacacatatttatcaaCTAGTCTAtgtattagcttttagcatattcgGTCATGAGAGCAACCTATTTAATTTTCATGCATTCTTTTCTAAGGTTACCAAGACCATCCTATGATTAAATATATACATCATCTTTCATAATACATGAAATTCCTATTAAaactctcatacatatacatttcatgctAGCACATAACATCATGACTGAATGctctcatcttttatttattcaattaaaccattcCTTGACCAAATATTACATTCGACCATGGAATAagctaatttaacaaataaacacATACTTCCAACAATTAATaagaatttttacaaattaacacCAATACTCGAATAACATTTTAAACACTTATTCAATTCATTAACTATTTGATCATTCGGCAATTATATCTCCCATTCAAGCCTTATTTTAACCTACCATGTACAATTCTTGCATTATACTCTAATAGTCGATTACCATCTATCTATCTAACCACAACTATCCTTATTcatcaagctcaactcatctatcatCACATTTAATACCAAAACATCAAACACCtttgtcgaaaccctttttttgtgaaagaaaaaaaggggatcgactttttaaaaccgaatatggagtcgccaccaaccttttgttttggtgtggttggatcacctaataaaaacatttaaaacaattctggtcctcaaaaatttaaaaatgggttcgggagccggttacgtatgaggaaaggcgagcaccctcattacgcccaaaaattggtaccaaattgatccGATGCTATCCTTATATCAAAGATTTTAAGAAAAAAGATCTTTCAAAGCATGATTCTTTACAATGTGTGAGTAGTTCAAGTTAACTgtcaaaattctctcgtttcaaAGATATGCAGTAACATACCTAGTACGATTGGTTATGATCCTTTATACCTTTAAAAATACGATCGATTTTCAGCTTTTGAAAactcatatattaaaattaaaaggttATCCAAATATTTACTTCACCAGAAAAATCATACACAGTACGATTGAGCACGATTTTCCGAATTCCTCAAATATTGGATATTGCCTTATTTCAGAAATTTTGAATGATAAAGAAAATGGGAATTTTGCTCAAAACATGTTTATCCGTTCTAAAATGGAATGCCTCATTGTATCAAAACATTTGTATGAAAAAGGGTTAATGAGCATGAAATAATAGGATACAACAAGTCGCAATTAACAAATCCACAATTATGTACAATTATTctaagtaaaatgactaaattcttAATCATAGATGACGAACAATCAATACAAAAATGATATACAACAATAATTAACAGGACATAATATAAAATGATCCATAAAATATGATccataaaatatgtacaaaatgAAATGGAATTAAAGGTCAATATAGTATAGGatagtttcaaaaataaaaatgaattaatgaacttttaatatatataatttgtaaattaatatatttgtaaaagaaataataatttatatgaaaTGAGCCTTATAGAGTAAAAAGTTTGAATCAAATTATATACCCAttattttaaacacaaattcatCTAAAAGAATGACAATGTACATAGTAACTTAAATAATGTATGaagtaattataaaatacatgatAAAATATAATACACATAGCAAATttgtaaaacatatatataaataaatatggaaataattatttgtaaaagatagcatgaaattgataatgtatataaaaaaataagtaaatatataaattattcatgtaactaatcttttttaaaaaaaaaatctaatcatacacacaaaaagggaaaaaaactatATGTACAAAGTACAtaatttataaaactatatttATATTACACGCATAAACAATTTTAAgggaaaatatatatacataaaatatttacataaagcTATATGAAATTAATAACATGTACTATAATGATTTAATATAGGCTATACACATGTGAAGACATTTTTAGAGATAGTTATATATTTAAACAATCATGGAGTTAGAATATGAATTACAAAATCAACTTAACTTTATCATAAGATATACATGTGAAGAAATTTTAGAAATAGTTGAatgttaaaataacataaaaaaatatgaattttaaaattaacttaattttatcatatattatacatttactaaaactaaaaaaaacaattaagtacAAATTTACTaaaaagctatatatatatatagaagaaCAACAAGGCTTTAATAACATATGTAGATTaaacataaatactaaatataCTTAATAAACATTAATATATATACGGATGAATCCAAAAGGAATTACAAAATATCATGAAACTAATAGCATACATAAACTAAAATGAACTATATTACAAATAATACGCCAATTATTAAAATGagagaataaataaaaagattattaTAATGCTTTTCAAAACGAAATTCAATTATCAAAGCAACAAAATATCACAATTAATAATCTAGCATGTAGAAAAAGAATTTATGTGCAGCAAATAAAAAATGTGAATAAGACTTAATTGAAACAAAGTTAAAACAGGAGaactaatttacaaataaaataattggAGAATAGGATCAATGTGCCATGCACACAAACACGCGGGGGCTGGAATGGTAAATATCCCGCGCCTACAATGC from Gossypium hirsutum isolate 1008001.06 chromosome A04, Gossypium_hirsutum_v2.1, whole genome shotgun sequence includes:
- the LOC121228227 gene encoding serine carboxypeptidase-like 34, with the protein product MASNAVVCVGYFVLVLLSVSSEGSRHDGELSHGDILQRQEADRVVELPGQPAVDFKQYAGYVTVNESHGRALFYWFFEATSKPEKKPLLLWLNGGPGCSSVGIGEAEEVGPFFPQKDEQTLKLNPHRWNKAANLLFIESPVGVGFSYTNTSSDLYQLGDEITANDSYTFLVNWFKRFPQFKSHDFYIAGESYAGHYVPQLAEVIFDNNKHVPEFNYINLKGCMVGNALMDDETDQTGMVDYAWDHAVISDRVYNNIKIKCNFSRPNPTQDCKKALNAYFDVYYIIDMYNLYIPTCVSNSSISGNRQHPVIQGVAPQIFSKFDGWQKRLAGYDPCAPNYTKVYLNRPDVQKALHANVTNISYPWTQCSEIVPVWWDSPASLLPTLKKLIAGGIRIWVLSGDTDGRIPVTSTRLTLNKLGLKINKEWTPWYTHHKQVGGWTIEYEGLMFVSIRGAGHQVPSFKPRQALQIFRHFLANKKLSSTPF